The genomic DNA CGGATCCCAGGTGGAGGCGAGCGCGGTGCCCGACGGGAGCAGGGATGCATAGGAGGACAGGCGGATGCCGCTCGGCCCGTCGGCGGCGGTGACGGGCCGCACGCCCTTCGTGCGGAGCGACGCCGAGACTCCGCCGAGGACGCCGGCGTTGCCGGGCGTGCCGAGCGGGCTGTCCATGACGAGGTCGCCACGGGCGAGCAGCGCGAGCTCGTCCAGGGTGAGCTGCGCGACGAACTCGTCGAGGGTCGCGGTGCCGGCGGCGACGTCGTCGAGCCGGATGCCGCGGTCGCCGGTGGGTTCGAGCGCGGTCGGGAGGTCGTCGAGCACCCGCTCGCGGCGGTCGACCGTCGCGGTCGGGACGGGCTCCCAGCCGACGACGGCGCGCCCGTCGGCGTCGCGCTCGAGCGTCATCCGGCGGAACGGCGCCGCCGGGTCGGGCGCGGCCGCCTCGACGGCCTCGCGGATCACCCGCACCTCGTCGAGCGTGATCGATGCAACCGGTTCGGCGCGCCGCACGTCGGTGCCGACGGCGAAGCGGTACTCGCCGGGTTCGAGCACCCAGCAGTCGCGGTGGCCCGTCGTGCCGGCGTCGTCGTACGAGGCCAGGTCGGCGAGGTCGATCGAGAGGACGAGCCGCTCGCGCTGCCCGGGTGCGAGCAGCGAGGTCTTCGCGAATCCGGCGAGCTCGCGCGCGGGCTGCGCGAGGGCGGTGCCCGGTTTCGACACGTACGCCTGCACGGTCTGCCGCCCCGAGTGCTCGGTGCCGACGTTCGCGACCTCGACCTCCAGCTCGATGCGGTCGGCGTCGGTGGACGCGCGCACCACGCGCTGCGTGAACTCGGCGTAGTCGAGTCCGAACCCGAACGGGTACAGCACCCGGTCGGGGGCGAAGGTCTCGAAGTAGCGGTACCCGACGAAGACGTCCTCGGCGTACACCGTGGCCTCGGGGTCACCGAAGCCGACGACGCTCGGGTAGTCGTCGTAGGTCGCGGCGATGGTGTCGGTGAGCCGGCCGCTCGGGGCGATCTCGCCGGCGAGCACGGCGGCGACGGCGCGGGCGCCCTCCATGCCGCCCTGCCAGGCGAGGACGACACCGGCGATGCGGTCGCCGTAGCGGGCGAGCCATCCGAGATCCATCACGTTGCCGGCGTCGATGACGACCACGGTGCGGGCGAATGCGGCGGTCACCCGGTCGAGCAGGTCGGATTCCGCATCGGTGAGGAAGTAGCTGCCGGGCTCGAGCAGGCTGTCGCGGGCCTCGCCCGCGGCGCGGCCGATCACGACCACGGCGTCCTCGCTGCGTGCCGCGGCCGTCGTGACGAGCTCGTCGTCGACGGGCATTTCGGGCAGATGGTGCGGCCAGCGGCCCCACTCGGCGGAAGTCGCCGGGCGATGCGCGGCGGTCCACGCCGACGTGGCGGCGGCGAGCTCGTCGTCGACCTGCACGCCGACGTC from Agromyces larvae includes the following:
- a CDS encoding glycoside hydrolase family 3 protein, producing MTQTPAVESGDRSHALAPVESVAQISSVLRDADPSLDPRLAALARRAAADGVVLLRNDGVLPFAADRRIAVFGRAQLDWFAVGYGSGGDVKAPYSWNLLAGLRDVGVQVDDELAAATSAWTAAHRPATSAEWGRWPHHLPEMPVDDELVTTAAARSEDAVVVIGRAAGEARDSLLEPGSYFLTDAESDLLDRVTAAFARTVVVIDAGNVMDLGWLARYGDRIAGVVLAWQGGMEGARAVAAVLAGEIAPSGRLTDTIAATYDDYPSVVGFGDPEATVYAEDVFVGYRYFETFAPDRVLYPFGFGLDYAEFTQRVVRASTDADRIELEVEVANVGTEHSGRQTVQAYVSKPGTALAQPARELAGFAKTSLLAPGQRERLVLSIDLADLASYDDAGTTGHRDCWVLEPGEYRFAVGTDVRRAEPVASITLDEVRVIREAVEAAAPDPAAPFRRMTLERDADGRAVVGWEPVPTATVDRRERVLDDLPTALEPTGDRGIRLDDVAAGTATLDEFVAQLTLDELALLARGDLVMDSPLGTPGNAGVLGGVSASLRTKGVRPVTAADGPSGIRLSSYASLLPSGTALASTWDPALVRELAALHGQEMVRKGADVLLAPGMNLHRNPLCGRNFEYFSEDPLLTGRLAAAVVAGVQSQGVAACPKHFAANNQEAFRTRHDSRVSQRALRELYLRGFELCVREAKPLALMTSYNRVNGVWAHYHHDLVTTVLRAEWGYEGCVITDWWLESAVDPDFPALADNAYRVRAQVDVLMPGGVKTDDGPQAYADDTIVESVARDDGLTLGELQRGARNVLGLVLALAPVIDARATAAASPRRRCATATDASG